A single region of the Pseudalkalibacillus berkeleyi genome encodes:
- a CDS encoding superoxide dismutase family protein — protein MKRWMVYTVLFIVLLALVACSSEESKESKSDNGEENPTLSGNEHEGNTKDQVVPLSITLKNNKGEKIGTADFEQQFEGVKITVKASNLTPGEHGFHIHEKGACKEPDFKSAGGHFNPTDASHGTDHDKGPHAGDLPNLNVNDDGMVQEEVLAEKVTLKSGEANSLINEQGTALVIHEGEDDKTSQPSGDAGKRVSCGVISEQQ, from the coding sequence ATGAAACGTTGGATGGTTTACACCGTTTTATTCATTGTTTTACTTGCTTTAGTTGCTTGTAGTTCAGAAGAAAGCAAAGAGTCAAAATCCGATAATGGTGAAGAAAACCCTACCTTAAGCGGTAATGAACATGAGGGAAATACGAAAGACCAAGTTGTACCACTTTCCATCACACTAAAAAATAATAAAGGCGAAAAGATAGGTACTGCTGACTTCGAACAACAATTTGAAGGCGTTAAAATTACAGTTAAGGCTTCCAATCTGACTCCAGGGGAACATGGTTTCCACATTCATGAAAAGGGTGCATGTAAGGAACCGGACTTCAAATCAGCCGGGGGTCATTTTAATCCGACAGATGCTAGTCACGGTACAGATCATGATAAAGGTCCTCATGCTGGTGACCTGCCGAACTTGAATGTTAACGATGATGGAATGGTTCAAGAGGAAGTATTAGCAGAAAAAGTTACTTTAAAAAGCGGTGAAGCAAATTCTCTCATTAATGAACAAGGAACTGCCCTTGTCATTCATGAAGGTGAGGATGATAAGACATCCCAACCTTCGGGTGATGCAGGGAAGAGGGTTTCATGTGGTGTCATAAGTGAACAACAGTAA